The Amycolatopsis coloradensis sequence CGGTCGAGTAGATGGCGTAGGCGGCGAGGTTGTTCGCCAGCGGGCCCAGTGAATGCGACATCGGATTCTCCGTTCCTTCTCTTACTCACACGTCGAACGGGCACGCATCGGTTCGACACGGCGGACGGATTTTTCTCGAGGGTTGCGCCGGGTGGCCGATTCACGACAGCCTGAAGCGCATGCCAGCCCGAGCGGCGTCGTTCCGCAGTGTTTTCGCGGTCGCCGGATTCCGCCGGATCTGGCTCGCGCATCTGCTCTCGGTCGCCGGCGACCAGCTGGCCAGGGTCGCGCTCACGGTGCTGGTGTTCGACCGGACGTCGTCGGCAGGGTGGGCCTCGGCGGCGTACGCGCTGACCTTCGTGCCCGATCTCCTCGGTGGCGCGCTGGGCGGCATCGCGGACCGGTTCTCACGACGCACCGTGATGGTGGTGACCGACGTCGGCCGCGCCGTCCTGATCGCGCTGATGGCAGTGCCCGGGCTCCCGCTGCCCGTCGCGGCCGCGCTGTTGTTCCTCGTGCAGCTCATGGCCGGGCCGTTCCACGCGGCCCGGCAGGCGATGCTGCCGGATCTGCTCGATCCGGACCGGCTGGTCGTCGGCCAGGCCGTCATTTCGTCCACGTACCAGGCCGGGCTCGTGGTGGGCTTCGGCGCGGGGGCCGCCGTCGTCACCGGCCTCGGCGTGCCGGGCGCGCTGCTGATCGACGCGGGAACGTTCGCGCTGTCGGCGCTCATGCTCCGCTTCGGGCTCGAACGATTCCCACCCTCGGCACCCGCCCACCACGAACGCCCGTCCCTGATCGCGGGCTGCCGTCTGGTGGCACGCGACCGCAAGCTGCGCTGGCTGCTGCTCATCGCCTGCTGCTGCGGTTTCTACGTCGTGCCCGAGGGCCTCGCCGTCCCGGTGGCCGCCGAACTGGGCGGCGCGGGCGCGTTGCC is a genomic window containing:
- a CDS encoding MFS transporter, which produces MPARAASFRSVFAVAGFRRIWLAHLLSVAGDQLARVALTVLVFDRTSSAGWASAAYALTFVPDLLGGALGGIADRFSRRTVMVVTDVGRAVLIALMAVPGLPLPVAAALLFLVQLMAGPFHAARQAMLPDLLDPDRLVVGQAVISSTYQAGLVVGFGAGAAVVTGLGVPGALLIDAGTFALSALMLRFGLERFPPSAPAHHERPSLIAGCRLVARDRKLRWLLLIACCCGFYVVPEGLAVPVAAELGGAGALPWLLAANPVGSVLGGILLSRVPRERQIRVLGALAVASSLVLIPTGWAPGLVTIVVLWTISGVFSAHDMITQTQYSLAAPPAHRGQVIGVAIAALRAAQAAGIAAAGLLAQVVAPTTVVTVAAAAGVVVAAVAGVGWSRAVSSRRGLAESEDPVGPVGGTTPVGEHGS